In one window of Musa acuminata AAA Group cultivar baxijiao chromosome BXJ3-2, Cavendish_Baxijiao_AAA, whole genome shotgun sequence DNA:
- the LOC135631499 gene encoding 4-coumarate--CoA ligase 2-like, with the protein MISLASETQPQIASPIHPPETQPPETIVFRSRLPDITISNHLPLHTYCFEKLHETSDAPCLIAATTGKIYTFSETHLLCRKAAAGFSKLGIGHGDVVMVLLQNVPEFIFTFMGASMLGAITTTANPFCTPADIFKQIKASGAKLVVTQSAHVNKLRGGDEGFPKIGDGLMVITTDEPPEDCMNFWEVLDSNETAVPHVTIDPEDPVALPFSSGTTGLPKGVLLTHKSMVSSIAQQVDGENPNVYLKRDDVVLCVLPLFHIFALNSALLCSLRAGAATMLMPKFEIRTMLEGIQTHRVSVAAVVPPLVLALAKNQEIENYDLSSMRIILSGAAPLGKELEDALRIRVPQAILGQGYGMTEAGPVLSMCPAFAKHPTAVKSGSCGIIVRNAEMKVVDPDTGFSLGRNQPGEICIRGAQIMKGYLNDVDATSKTIDVDGWLHTGDIGYVDDDDEVFIVDRVKELIKYKGFQVPPAELESLLLSHPSIADAAVVPQKDEAAGEVPVAFVVRAKDSAISEQAIKDFIAKQVVFYKRLQKIYFVHSIPKSAAGKILRKELKAKLAVASK; encoded by the exons ATGATCTCTCTTGCTTCTGAAACCCAACCACAGATCGCCAGCCCAATCCACCCACCCGAAACCCAGCCACCGGAAACAATCGTGTTCCGGTCGAGGCTACCGGACATCACCATCTCCAACCATCTCCCTCTCCACACCTACTGTTTTGAGAAACTCCACGAGACGTCGGATGCACCCTGCCTCATCGCGGCCACCACTGGGAAGATCTACACCTTCTCCGAGACCCACCTTCTGTGCCGTAAGGCGGCCGCTGGCTTTTCCAAGCTCGGGATCGGACATGGGGATGTCGTCATGGTCCTCCTGCAGAACGTACCTGAGTTCATATTCACGTTCATGGGCGCATCCATGCTCGGTGCCATCACCACCACCGCCAACCCGTTCTGCACTCCGGCCGATATCTTCAAGCAAATCAAGGCCTCCGGCGCGAAGCTTGTCGTCACCCAGTCCGCGCACGTCAACAAGCTCCGCGGCGGGGACGAGGGGTTCCCTAAGATCGGCGACGGCTTGATGGTGATCACCACCGATGAGCCTCCCGAGGACTGCATGAACTTCTGGGAAGTGCTGGACTCCAACGAGACGGCAGTCCCCCACGTCACCATCGATCCGGAGGACCCGGTCGCGCTGCCATTCTCGTCGGGCACGACGGGGCTGCCCAAGGGGGTGTTGCTGACCCACAAGAGCATGGTGTCGTCCATAGCGCAGCAGGTGGACGGCGAGAACCCGAACGTGTACCTGAAGCGCGATGACGTGGTGCTGTGCGTGCTTCCCCTGTTCCACATCTTCGCCCTCAACTCTGCGTTGCTCTGTTCGCTGAGGGCGGGTGCGGCGACGATGCTGATGCCAAAGTTCGAGATCAGAACGATGCTGGAAGGGATACAGACGCACCGGGTGTCGGTGGCCGCGGTGGTGCCGCCGCTGGTGCTGGCGCTGGCAAAGAATCAGGAGATCGAGAACTACGACTTGAGCTCCATGAGGATCATACTCTCGGGTGCTGCCCCACTGGGGAAGGAGCTCGAGGATGCTCTCAGAATCAGAGTCCCTCAGGCGATCCTTGGCCAG GGCTATGGAATGACGGAAGCAGGGCCTGTGCTCTCGATGTGCCCTGCGTTTGCTAAGCATCCGACCGCTGTCAAATCCGGCTCCTGCGGCATTATCGTAAGGAATGCCGAGATGAAAGTGGTGGATCCGGACACCGGCTTCTCCCTCGGCCGCAACCAGCCCGGCGAGATATGCATCCGGGGGGCTCAGATCATGAAAG GCTACCTAAACGACGTCGACGCCACGTCGAAGACGATAGACGTCGACGGCTGGCTGCACACTGGAGACATCGGCTacgtcgacgacgacgacgaggtcTTCATAGTGGACAGAGTAAAGGAGCTCATCAAATACAAGGGCTTCCAG GTGCCGCCAGCAGAGCTTGAATCCCTGCTCTTAAGTCACCCCTCCATCGCCGACGCTGCGGTCGTCCC GCAAAAGGATGAGGCTGCAGGTGAAGTCCCAGTCGCCTTCGTCGTTCGAGCCAAAGACTCGGCCATCAGCGAGCAAGCCATAAAGGATTTCATAGCTAAACAG GTTGTGTTTTACAAGAGATTGCAGAAGATCTACTTCGTCCATTCCATTCCGAAATCAGCAGCAGGAAAAATACTGAGGAAGGAGTTGAAAGCCAAGCTCGCAGTTGCTTCTAAATAA
- the LOC135631697 gene encoding 6-phosphogluconate dehydrogenase, decarboxylating 1-like: MALTRIGLAGLAVMGQNLALNIAEKGFPISVYNRTTSKVDETVERAKREGNLPVYGFHDPASFVNSIQKPRVIIMLVKAGAPVDQTIATLSSHMEKGDCIIDGGNEWYENTERREKAMAELGLLYLGMGVSGGEEGARNGPSLMPGGSYEAYKYIEDILLKVAAQVPDSGPCVTYIGKGGSGNFVKMIHNGIEYGDMQLIAEAYDVLKSVGNLSNQELQQVFSEWNKGELLSFLIEITADIFGIKDDKGDGYLVDKVLDKTGMKGTGKWTVQQAAELSVAAPTIASSLDSRFLSGLKEERVRASKVFHSGGFSDILGGQPVDKAKLIEDVRQALYASKICSYAQGMNLIRAKSIEKGWDLKLGELARIWKGGCIIRAIFLDRIKKAYDRNPELPNLLVDPEFAKEIMDRQAAWRRVICLAINHGISTPGMSASLAYFDTYRRESVPANLVQAQRDYFGAHTYERVDMPGSFHTEWFKIAKQSNI; encoded by the coding sequence ATGGCTCTAACAAGGATTGGCCTTGCTGGTCTTGCTGTGATGGGTCAAAACTTAGCCTTGAACATAGCTGAAAAAGGCTTCCCTATTTCTGTATACAACCGGACCACTTCAAAGGTAGATGAGACTGTTGAACGTGCCAAACGTGAAGGAAACCTCCCAGTTTATGGTTTCCATGACCCTGCATCATTTGTCAACTCAATACAGAAGCCCCGTGTCATCATCATGCTTGTGAAAGCTGGTGCACCAGTTGATCAAACCATAGCAACACTCTCATCTCACATGGAGAAGGGCGACTGCATAATAGATGGGGGCAATGAATGGTATGAGAATACAGAGAGGCGTGAAAAGGCCATGGCGGAACTCGGTCTCCTTTATCTCGGTATGGGGGTTTCTGGTGGAGAGGAGGGCGCAAGGAATGGCCCTTCTTTGATGCCTGGAGGGTCATACGAGGCGTACAAGTACATAGAAGACATCCTTCTCAAAGTAGCTGCCCAGGTTCCGGATAGTGGCCCCTGTGTTACTTATATAGGCAAAGGAGGTTCAGGCAATTTTGTCAAGATGATTCACAATGGAATCGAGTATGGAGACATGCAGCTTATCGCCGAAGCTTATGATGTACTGAAATCTGTAGGAAACCTGTCCAACCAGGAGTTGCAACAGGTTTTTTCAGAATGGAACAAAGGAGAACTTCTTAGTTTCTTGATTGAGATCACCGCAGACATTTTTGGAATAAAAGATGATAAAGGTGATGGGTATCTAGTGGACAAGGTCTTAGACAAGACTGGGATGAAAGGTACCGGCAAATGGACCGTCCAACAAGCTGCTGAATTATCAGTGGCTGCTCCAACAATTGCATCTTCTCTGGATTCCAGGTTCCTTAGTGGACTCAAGGAGGAGCGGGTCCGAGCttctaaagtttttcattctggtGGTTTCAGTGACATTTTGGGAGGGCAGCCTGTTGACAAGGCAAAGTTGATCGAAGACGTGAGGCAAGCCCTTTATGCCTCAAAGATTTGCAGCTATGCACAAGGCATGAACCTGATACGAGCAAAGAGCATCGAAAAGGGGTGGGATCTTAAGCTGGGTGAGCTTGCAAGGATATGGAAGGGTGGCTGCATCATCCGGGCCATCTTCTTGGACCGTATCAAGAAGGCTTATGACAGGAACCCTGAGCTACCGAACCTCTTGGTCGACCCAGAGTTTGCAAAGGAGATAATGGATCGCCAGGCTGCTTGGCGTCGTGTCATCTGCCTCGCTATCAACCACGGCATAAGCACTCCAGGTATGTCTGCCAGTCTGGCCTATTTCGACACCTACAGGAGGGAAAGTGTTCCTGCTAATCTAGTCCAAGCTCAAAGGGACTACTTCGGGGCTCATACCTACGAGAGGGTCGACATGCCCGGGTCCTTCCACACCGAATGGTTCAAGATCGCAAAGCAATCCAATATCTGA
- the LOC103975242 gene encoding pentatricopeptide repeat-containing protein At5g27110, producing the protein MVVQKLSAVLKALSRSNTAAATATTNAQSLASGKLVHAKSVSLGLQSNSLLCRALVGFYLSFHLLDPALKVLESNTSDDVSPWNALLSVCSKRQLHAQGLCLFQKLLLLSPRLKPDAFTYPSAIKACAGLGAARNGVVFHAGLMKSGFAADVVISSSLVYMYAKCDRFSSAIQLFDEMTHKDAACWNTVMSCYYQSGQASKALELFEEMNRCGFEPNCVTYTTAFSACGRLQDLERGRKMHEMLNESGFELDAFISSAIVDMYAKCGCLESARDVFERIPSKSVVSWNSIIGGYSSAGDSHSSLILFRRMTKEGVKPTSTTISCLLMACSRSSNSRHGKFIHGYIVRNCIEADIFVVSSLVDFYFKCGIARHAESVFEKMPKSNVVSWNVMISGYVTVGCFFKALELFHGMRVYGVSPDAITFISVLSACAQLAALEQGREIHKQISNHGLECNEKVMCTLVDMYAKCGAISEAREVFDRLATKDILSWTSMIMAYGSHGQASEAFKLFHELQKVKAKLDHVTFLAVLVACSHGGLVDEGRLYFDQMTNEYGIKPHIEHYSCLIDLLGRSGRLNEAYSVLKKSTPEIRADAGLLGSLFSACSLHRNLELGEEVAKLLVEIDPDDHSTYVTLANMYASVGRWDDVRKVRATVKERGLKKNPGCSWIEIEKIIHQFFVKDDSHPQAELIHEWLGYLSLHMKQEKSDSLMSMTATVD; encoded by the coding sequence ATGGTCGTTCAGAAGCTTTCGGCTGTCCTCAAAGCTCTCAGCCGCAGCAACACCGCAGCGgccaccgccaccaccaacgCCCAGTCGTTGGCTTCGGGGAAGCTCGTCCATGCCAAGTCTGTTTCGCTCGGCTTGCAGTCCAACTCACTCCTCTGCAGAGCTCTCGTCGGCTTCTACCTCTCcttccacctcctcgaccccgcCCTCAAGGTCCTCGAATCCAACACCTCCGACGACGTCTCCCCATGGAATGCTCTCCTTTCTGTCTGCTCCAAGCGCCAGCTGCACGCACAAGGGCTTTGTCTCTTCCAGAAGCTGCTGCTCCTTTCCCCCCGCCTCAAGCCCGACGCCTTCACTTATCCGAGCGCTATCAAGGCGTGCGCCGGATTAGGTGCCGCACGAAACGGCGTGGTCTTCCACGCCGGCCTGATGAAGTCCGGTTTTGCGGCCGACGTCGTAATCTCGAGCTCTTTGGTCTACATGTATGCGAAATGCGATCGCTTTTCGTCGGCGATCCAGCTGTTCGATGAAATGACCCACAAGGATGCGGCTTGCTGGAATACGGTCATGTCCTGCTACTACCAGTCCGGTCAGGCGTCGAAAGCGCTGGAGTTGTTCGAGGAGATGAATAGATGCGGTTTTGAGCCGAACTGTGTGACGTACACGACTGCATTCTCCGCTTGTGGTCGGCTCCAGGATTTGGAACGGGGGAGGAAGATGCATGAGATGCTGAATGAGAGTGGTTTCGAATTGGATGCTTTCATCAGCTCTGCCATCGTTGATATGTATGCCAAATGTGGTTGCTTGGAGAGTGCCAGAGATGTCTTCGAGCGGATTCCGAGTAAGAGTGTGGTCTCCTGGAATTCAATCATTGGCGGGTATTCCTCGGCAGGAGATAGTCATTCGAGTTTGATTCTTTTTAGGAGGATGACCAAGGAAGGTGTTAAGCCCACTTCAACCACTATAAGCTGCTTGTTAATGGCTTGCTCGAGAAGCTCTAATTCACGACATGGAAAGTTTATTCATGGTTACATAGTACGGAACTGTATAGAGGCTGATATTTTTGTTGTTAGTTCTCTTGTAGATTTCTATTTCAAATGTGGAATTGCTCGGCATGCAGAGTCTGTCTTTGAGAAGATGCCAAAGTCGAATGTGGTTTCATGGAACGTGATGATTTCAGGGTATGTGACGGTAGGCTGCTTCTTCAAGGCTCTCGAGCTCTTCCATGGTATGAGAGTATATGGGGTCAGCCCAGATGCTATCACCTTTATCAGTGTTCTATCTGCTTGTGCTCAATTAGCAGCTTTGGAGCAGGGCAGAGAGATCCATAAGCAAATTAGCAACCATGGTCTGGAGTGCAATGAGAAAGTCATGTGCACCCTTGTCGACATGTATGCAAAATGTGGAGCCATTAGCGAAGCAAGAGAAGTTTTTGACAGGTTAGCGACAAAGGATATTTTGTCCTGGACTTCCATGATCATGGCCTATGGCTCCCATGGCCAGGCCTCTGAAGCTTTCAAGCTCTTCCATGAATTGCAGAAAGTAAAAGCAAAACTGGATCATGTCACATTCCTTGCAGTTCTCGTTGCTTGCTCCCATGGAGGACTGGTTGATGAAGGTCGTCTTTATTTTGATCAAATGACTAATGAATATGGAATCAAACCCCACATAGAACACTACTCCTGCTTGATAGATCTCCTGGGACGCTCGGGTAGGCTAAATGAAGCTTATAGTGTACTGAAGAAAAGCACACCTGAGATAAGAGCTGATGCGGGATTGTTAGGTTCGTTGTTCTCGGCTTGTAGTTTGCACAGGAACTTGGAATTGGGGGAGGAAGTTGCCAAGCTTCTTGTTGAGATAGATCCAGATGATCACTCTACTTATGTGACTTTAGCAAACATGTACGCGTCTGTCGGGAGATGGGATGATGTGCGCAAGGTCCGTGCTACTGTAAAAGAGAGAGGATTGAAGAAGAACCCTGGTTGCAGCTGGATTGAGATTGAAAAGATAATTCACCAGTTCTTTGTGAAAGATGACTCACATCCACAGGCTGAGTTGATACATGAATGGCTTGGGTATCTTTCTTTGCACATGAAGCAGGAAAAGTCTGATAGTCTGATGAGCATGACTGCAACAGTAGATTGA
- the LOC135631869 gene encoding TOM1-like protein 1 produces the protein MSDNLMEKVSAFGERLKIGGAEVSRKMKDGVSSMSFKMKELFQGQNQAEKIVEEATSENLEGPDWSANLEICDMINSEKYNSIEFIRGIKKRIMLKDPRVQYLALVLLETCVKNCEKAFSEVAAERVLDEMVKLIDDPQTVVNNRNKALYMIEAWGESGDELRYLPVYEETYKSLKSRGVRFPGRDNESLAPIFTPPRSVSETEEAYDNVAQQTYDDTPVHSFTAEQIKEAFDVARNSIELLSTVLSSSPHQEALQDDLTKTLFQQCQQSQYTVQRIVETAGDDEAVLFEALNVNDELQKVLSKYEELKKPPVVQSEPVPAMIPVAVEPDESPRASREDALIRKPAGSRTKSGGDDDILNDLDEMIFGKKGGSTSEDQDPKKKQQEKKDDLINF, from the exons ATGAGCGACAATCTGATGGAAAAAGTCAGTGCCTTTGGTGAGCGTCTGAAGATTGGTGGGGCGGAGGTGAGCAGGAAGATGAAAGATGGCGTGAGTTCTATGAGCTTTAAGATGAAGGAATTATTTCAAGGTCAGAACCAAGCAGAAAAGATTGTGGAGGAGGCCACATCGGAGAACTTAGAGGGACCTGACTGGTCTGCCAATCTAGAGATCTGTGACATGATTAACAGCGAAAAATATAACAGCATTGAGTTCATCCGTGGCATAAAAAAACGAATCATGTTGAAGGATCCTAGGGTTCAGTATCTTGCTTTGGTCCTTCTTGAAACCTGTGTGAAAAATTGTGAGAAAGCTTTTTCTGAGGTTGCTGCAGAGCGGGTGCTTGATGAGATGGTCAAACTTATCGATGATCCTCAAACTGTTGTGAATAACAGGAATAAGGCTCTTTATATGATTGAGGCATGGGGAGAGTCTGGGGATGAACTTCGGTACTTGCCAGTCTATGAGGAAACTTACAAG AGCTTGAAATCTAGAGGCGTTCGGTTCCCAGGGCGAGATAACGAAAGCTTAGCTCCAATATTTACACCTCCACGGTCAGTTTCAGAAACAGAAGAAGCATATGACAATGTTGCTCAGCAGACATATGATGATACTCCTGTGCATAGTTTTACTGCTGAACAAATAAAGGAGGCATTTGATGTTGCCCGCAATAGTATCGAACTTCTATCAACAGTTTTGTCCTCTTCACCTCATCAAGAAGCTTTACAG GATGACTTGACAAAAACCCTCTTCCAGCAGTGCCAACAAAGTCAATACACTGTTCAAAGAATTGTTGAGACAGCAGGTGACGACGAAGCTGTGCTATTTGAGGCCCTAAACGTGAATGATGAACTCCAAAAAGTCCTCTCCAAGTATGAAGAGCTGAAGAAGCCTCCTGTAGTGCAGTCTGAACCCGTGCCCGCCATGATACCAGTTGCTGTGGAACCCGACGAGTCTCCTCGAGCCAGCAGAGAGGATGCCCTCATCAGAAAACCAGCAGGTTCAAGAACCAAGTCAGGTGGAGATGACGACATCTTAAACGACCTCGACGAGATGATCTTTGGAAAGAAGGGCGGCAGCACATCCGAGGATCAGGATCCGAAAAAGAAGCAGCAGGAGAAAAAGGATGATCTGATCAACTTCTAG